The following coding sequences are from one Gossypium hirsutum isolate 1008001.06 chromosome A12, Gossypium_hirsutum_v2.1, whole genome shotgun sequence window:
- the LOC107938247 gene encoding cadmium-induced protein AS8, whose amino-acid sequence MDPMIIKGVFRRYERWNPVHPTVGAFWGMGIGIGCGVGWGPGFGPDVVGYVGAGCGIGFSVGITLAGVGIGLPANSFFQLPYHAFQRTRTRALDLVSTKITPALASYRIAPPHLSDLQREATTRLSTMLPSQTISIWEGVERFSTRFFHPRKGLKD is encoded by the exons ATG GACCCGATGATCATAAAAGGAGTGTTCAGGAGATATGAAAGATGGAACCCAGTGCATCCGACGGTGGGTGCGTTTTGGGGTATGGGAATAGGCATTGGTTGTGGTGTTGGATGGGGACCTGGGTTCGGCCCCGATGTCGTTGGTTATGTTGGAGCTGGCTGTGGGATTGGTTTCAGTGTGGGTATAACCCTTGCTGGTGTTGGCATTGGTCTCCCTGCAAATTCCTTCTTTCAACTTCCATACCATG CTTTTCAAAGAACCAGAACCCGGGCACTGGATCTTGTCTCTACCAAAATTACACCTGCTCTTGCCTCCTATAGAATTGCACCTCCTCACCTCTCCGACCTTCAAAGAGAAGCCACTACAAGACTCTCAACCATGTTGCCTTCACAAACTATCTCTATTTGGGAAGGTGTAGAAAGATTTAGCACCCGCTTTTTCCATCCTCGCAAAG GTTTAAAAGATTAG
- the LOC107938241 gene encoding probable membrane metalloprotease ARASP2, chloroplastic, producing MLLHFSPASSTSPPSPSSFTSNYFLHRLSISRPPYLEFPLKPRAHLFKSTSPPVSYSTKTKLLYPSANRADFRSYALPGFDFGSVESVLEAAGVLTAIIVVHETGHFLAAYLQGIRVSKFAVGFGPILAKFNANDVEYSIRAFPLGGFVGFPDNDPDSDIPDDDANLLKNRPILDRVIVISAGVVANIIFAYAIIFTQVLSVGLPVQEPYSGVLVPDVRPFSAASRDGLLPGDVILAINGIQLPETGPRVVSQVVDIIKKNPKRNVFLKVERGKQDFEIGVTPDENVDGTGKIGVQLSPNIKITKLRPNNVFEAFNYAGKEFWGLTYNVLDSLKQTFMNFSQSASKVSGPVAIIAVGAEVARSTVDGLYEFAALLNLNLAVINLLPLPALDGGSLALVLLEAARGGRKLPLELEQRIMSSGIMFVLLLGLFLIVRDTLNLEFIKDLL from the coding sequence ATGCTCCTTCATTTCTCTCCTGCTTCTTCTACTTCTCCACCTTCCCCTTCTTCTTTCACCTCCAATTATTTCCTCCACAGATTATCAATTTCCAGACCACCGTACTTGGAGTTCCCGTTAAAACCCAGAGCCCATCTCTTTAAATCTACCTCTCCTCCCGTTTCTTACTCGACCAAGACCAAGTTGTTGTATCCTTCTGCCAACAGGGCTGATTTCAGGTCATACGCTCTTCCTGGATTTGATTTCGGGAGCGTTGAATCTGTGTTGGAGGCAGCTGGCGTTTTGACTGCCATCATTGTTGTTCATGAGACGGGTCACTTCCTCGCTGCTTATCTCCAGGGAATCCGTGTAAGTAAATTTGCGGTTGGTTTTGGTCCAATTTTAGCCAAGTTCAATGCCAACGATGTAGAATATTCTATTAGAGCTTTCCCATTGGGTGGATTTGTGGGGTTCCCTGATAATGATCCGGACAGTGATATTCCTGACGACGATGCCAATTTGCTTAAGAACAGACCCATATTAGATAGGGTTATCGTCATCTCTGCTGGTGTTGTCGCCAATATCATTTTTGCCTACGCTATCATATTCACTCAAGTCTTGTCAGTTGGATTGCCAGTGCAAGAGCCATACTCCGGGGTGCTCGTTCCTGATGTCAGACCCTTTTCAGCTGCTTCCCGGGATGGCCTTCTTCCCGGCGATGTTATCCTTGCTATTAATGGTATTCAATTGCCAGAAACTGGGCCTCGCGTGGTTTCTCAGGTTGTTGACATTATAAAGAAAAATCCCAAAAGAAATGTGTTTCTAAAGGTTGAGAGGGGAAAGCAGGATTTTGAAATTGGGGTCACCCCTGATGAGAACGTTGATGGAACTGGAAAAATTGGAGTCCAGTTATCaccaaacataaaaataacaaaattaagacCCAATAATGTCTTTGAGGCCTTCAATTATGCTGGAAAAGAATTCTGGGGTCTCACATATAATGTTTTGGATAGCTTGAAGCAGACTTTTATGAATTTTTCACAATCAGCAAGCAAAGTGTCAGGTCCTGTAGCCATTATTGCTGTGGGTGCTGAAGTTGCAAGGTCCACTGTGGATGGGCTATATGAGTTCGCTGCTCTACTAAATCTTAATCTTGCAGTGATTAACCTTCTCCCTTTACCTGCACTGGATGGGGGTTCACTGGCCCTGGTACTTTTAGAAGCAGCTAGAGGCGGGAGGAAGCTTCCTCTAGAACTGGAGCAGCGGATTATGTCATCTGGTATCATGTTTGTTTTACTCCTTGGCTTGTTTCTTATTGTGAGAGACACACTAAACCTTGAGTTCATTAAGGACTTGTTATGA
- the LOC107938235 gene encoding L-ascorbate oxidase homolog, with the protein MGDCKGDRLRACCFIIILVMLLVCCCTNGEDPYRFYTWNVTYGDIYPLGVKQQVILINGQFPGPQIETVTNENLIINVFNSLDQPFLISWNGVQQRRNSWQDGVYGTNCPIPPGGNFTYTLQVKDQIGSYFYFPSLALHKAAGGYGGFRILSRSVVPVPFPPPAADYTILAGDWYNKNHNYLKAILDSGHDLPFPDGLIINGRGANGYTFTVDQGKTYRFRISNVGITTSINFRIQGHKLLLVEVEGTHTLQNTYDSLDIHLGQSLSVLVTADQPARDYYIVASTRFTSQVLATTAILHYSNSAAAVSGPPPGGPTSQIDWSLEQARSIRLNLTASAARPNPQGSYHYGLVKTTRTIRLASSAAVINGKQRYAVNGVSFIPADTPLKLADYFKISGVFSLGSIPDAPTGGGAYLKTSVMAADYRGYVEIVFENPEDTVQSWHIDGYSFFVVGMDGGQWTPASRLGYNLRDAIARCTVQVYPKSWSAVYIALDNVGMWNVRSENWVRQYLGQQFYLRIFSAANSWRDEYPIPRNALVCGQALGRRKPNENF; encoded by the exons ATGGGAGATTGTAAGGGAGATAGACTAAGAGCATGTTGTTTTATCATTATCTTGGTTATGCTGCTTGTGTGCTGCTGCACCAATGGAGAAGATCCATACAGGTTCTATACTTGGAATGTCACGTATGGTGATATCTACCCTCTTGGAGTGAAACAACAG GTGATATTGATAAATGGCCAATTTCCGGGACCACAAATTGAAACCGTGACCAACGAAAACTTGATCATTAATGTCTTCAATAGCTTGGATCAACCCTTTCTCATCTCTTG GAATGGCGTGCAGCAGAGAAGAAATTCTTGGCAAGACGGAGTATATGGCACCAACTGCCCCATCCCTCCTGGGGGGAACTTCACCTACACTCTTCAAGTGAAGGATCAGATTGGCAGCTACTTTTACTTCCCATCGCTCGCCTTACATAAGGCTGCTGGCGGTTATGGTGGTTTCAGGATTCTTAGCCGCTCTGTTGTTCCTGTTCCTTTTCCGCCTCCTGCTGCAGATTACACCATTTTGGCTGGTGACTGGTACAACAAAAACCACAAT TACTTGAAAGCGATTTTAGATAGCGGTCATGATCTACCCTTCCCTGATGGCCTTATTATTAACGGCCGTGGTGCTAATGGGTATACATTCACCGTTGATCAAG GCAAGACCTACAGGTTTCGCATATCCAATGTTGGGATTACAACATCCATCAATTTTAGAATCCAGGGGCACAAGTTGCTGTTAGTAGAGGTAGAAGGAACTCACACACTACAGAACACTTATGATTCCCTTGATATTCACTTGGGGCAGTCCTTGTCTGTGTTGGTTACTGCTGATCAACCGGCTCGAGATTACTACATTGTGGCTTCAACCCGTTTCACTTCCCAGGTGCTGGCCACTACTGCAATTCTTCATTATAGTAACTCAGCAGCAGCCGTTTCTGGTCCTCCTCCTGGGGGACCAACTTCTCAAATTGATTGGTCCCTTGAACAAGCTCGATCTATCAG GCTCAATCTCACAGCAAGTGCAGCAAGACCTAATCCCCAAGGTTCATACCACTATGGATTGGTGAAAACCACACGTACAATTAGACTTGCAAGTTCTGCTGCTGTTATCAATGGCAAGCAGAGGTATGCTGTGAATGGTGTTTCCTTCATCCCAGCTGACACCCCGCTTAAACTAGCGGACTACTTCAAAATCTCTGGCGTATTTTCCCTTGGAAGCATCCCAGATGCTCCCACCGGAGGTGGTGCCTACTTGAAAACTTCTGTCATGGCTGCTGATTATAGAGGTTATGTTGAGATTGTTTTTGAGAATCCAGAAGACACTGTGCAATCATGGCACATTGATGGTTACAGCTTCTTTGTTGTGGG GATGGATGGGGGGCAGTGGACTCCAGCAAGCAGGTTAGGTTACAACTTGAGAGATGCGATTGCACGTTGCACAGTGCAGGTGTATCCAAAGTCATGGAGCGCAGTATACATAGCTTTGGATAATGTGGGGATGTGGAACGTAAGGTCAGAGAACTGGGTACGGCAGTACCTAGGCCAACAATTCTATCTCCGCATATTCTCCGCTGCAAATTCATGGAGGGACGAATATCCAATCCCAAGGAATGCGCTTGTATGCGGTCAGGCGCTAGGCCGACGCAAACCAAACGAAAATTTTTAA